A window from Streptomyces sp. NBC_00299 encodes these proteins:
- a CDS encoding 4'-phosphopantetheinyl transferase family protein: MNLPHVPNTPRGTRELGPSDLHVWLLPPPASPRDIPVGDLDEHERRRAAAYRRQSDRQMYVAAHVGLRRVLSVYTGVAPRSLPLGREWCEECGERHGRPVLVDLPGAPEFSLSHSHGLALVAVARTRVGVDVQALPSPETVDACLPLLHPAERQEITRLPGDRRQTAFARLWSRKEAYLKGLGTGLARAADLDYLGEAAESWRPTGWTVRNMPLCDGHVGAAALAGDKDWRSALHPVPAEWLHTRDAGLRISAVQPALRTVLRAHDPSAVRTHALIDTRNRKERAQAS; the protein is encoded by the coding sequence ATGAACCTCCCCCATGTTCCGAACACGCCACGCGGCACCCGGGAGTTGGGCCCGTCGGACCTGCACGTCTGGCTGCTGCCGCCCCCCGCCTCACCGCGCGACATACCGGTCGGCGACCTCGACGAGCACGAGCGGCGCCGTGCGGCCGCCTACCGCAGGCAGAGCGACCGGCAGATGTACGTCGCCGCCCACGTGGGCCTGCGCCGGGTCCTGTCGGTCTACACCGGCGTAGCACCCCGGAGCCTGCCCCTCGGCCGGGAGTGGTGCGAGGAGTGCGGGGAACGGCACGGCCGGCCGGTCCTGGTCGATCTGCCGGGCGCCCCCGAGTTCTCGCTCTCGCACAGCCACGGCCTGGCCCTGGTCGCGGTCGCCCGCACTCGCGTCGGCGTCGACGTCCAGGCGCTGCCGTCGCCGGAGACCGTCGACGCCTGTCTGCCCCTGCTGCACCCGGCCGAGCGGCAGGAGATCACCCGGCTCCCCGGCGACCGGCGCCAGACGGCCTTCGCACGGCTGTGGTCCCGCAAGGAGGCGTATCTGAAGGGCCTCGGCACCGGGCTCGCCCGCGCGGCCGACCTCGACTACCTCGGCGAGGCCGCCGAGTCCTGGCGCCCGACCGGCTGGACGGTGCGCAACATGCCCCTGTGCGACGGCCATGTCGGCGCCGCCGCTCTGGCCGGCGACAAGGACTGGCGGTCCGCCCTGCACCCGGTGCCCGCCGAGTGGCTCCACACCCGGGACGCCGGCCTGCGGATCTCCGCCGTCCAGCCGGCCCTGCGCACGGTACTGCGCGCCCACGACCCGTCCGCCGTCCGGACGCACGCCCTCATCGACACCAGGAACAGGAAGGAAAGGGCCCAGGCATCATGA
- a CDS encoding acyl-CoA carboxylase subunit beta: MTVTVTEPRAPEAPVLDTAPDTSEADRLTELRTIKESARNGPDPKATDRQHAKGKLTARERIELLLDPGSFTEVEALRRHRAQGFGLEAKRPYTDGVVTGWGTVEGRTVFVYAHDFRIFGGALGEAHAQKIHKLMDMAIAAGAPLVSLNDGAGARIQEGVSALAGYGGIFQRNTKASGVIPQISVMLGPCAGGAAYSPALTDFVFAVRDISQMFITGPDVVKAVTGEEITQNGLGGADVHGGISGVAHFVYDDERTCLEEVRYLLSLLPSNNRELPPAHPTDDPADRPGDALLDLVPEDGNRSYDIRKVIEELVDDGDYLEVHAAFATNIVCALARLDGHVVGIVANQPASMAGVLDIRASEKGARFVQFCDAFNIPLITLVDVPGFLPGVDQEHEGIIRRGAKLLYAYCNATVPRVSVVLRKAYGGAYIVMDSRSIGADVALAWPTNEIAVMGAEGAANVVFRREIAASDDPEAMRRQKIAEYKDELVHPYYAAERGLVDDVIDPRETRQILSRAVAMLATKSAALPTRKHGNPPQ, translated from the coding sequence ATGACCGTAACCGTCACCGAACCCCGAGCTCCCGAAGCTCCCGTGCTCGACACCGCCCCGGACACCAGCGAGGCGGACCGGCTCACGGAACTGCGGACCATCAAGGAAAGCGCCCGCAACGGCCCCGACCCCAAGGCCACCGACCGCCAGCACGCCAAGGGCAAGCTGACCGCCCGCGAACGCATCGAACTCCTCCTCGACCCCGGCTCGTTCACCGAGGTCGAGGCCCTGCGCCGACACCGCGCCCAGGGTTTCGGCCTGGAGGCGAAGCGGCCGTACACCGACGGCGTCGTCACCGGCTGGGGCACGGTGGAGGGCCGCACGGTCTTCGTCTACGCCCATGACTTCCGCATCTTCGGCGGCGCCCTCGGCGAGGCCCACGCCCAGAAGATCCACAAGCTGATGGACATGGCCATCGCGGCGGGCGCTCCCCTGGTCTCCCTCAACGACGGCGCGGGCGCCCGCATCCAGGAGGGCGTCTCCGCGCTCGCCGGCTACGGCGGCATCTTCCAGCGCAACACCAAGGCGTCCGGCGTCATCCCGCAGATCAGCGTGATGCTGGGCCCGTGCGCGGGCGGCGCAGCTTACTCACCCGCCCTGACCGACTTCGTCTTCGCCGTGCGCGACATCTCCCAGATGTTCATCACCGGCCCGGACGTGGTGAAGGCGGTGACGGGCGAGGAGATCACCCAGAACGGACTGGGCGGCGCCGACGTGCACGGCGGCATCTCCGGCGTCGCCCACTTCGTCTACGACGACGAGCGCACCTGCCTCGAAGAGGTCCGCTACCTCCTGTCGCTGCTCCCCTCCAACAACCGCGAACTGCCGCCCGCCCACCCGACCGACGACCCCGCGGACCGCCCCGGCGACGCGCTGCTCGACCTGGTCCCCGAGGACGGCAACCGTTCCTACGACATCCGCAAGGTGATCGAGGAACTCGTCGACGACGGCGACTACTTGGAGGTCCACGCCGCCTTCGCCACCAACATCGTCTGCGCGCTGGCCCGCCTCGACGGCCACGTCGTGGGCATCGTCGCCAACCAGCCCGCCTCCATGGCCGGCGTGCTCGACATCCGGGCGAGCGAGAAGGGTGCGCGGTTCGTGCAGTTCTGCGACGCGTTCAACATCCCGCTGATCACCCTGGTGGACGTGCCCGGCTTCCTGCCCGGGGTCGACCAGGAGCACGAGGGCATCATCCGCCGCGGGGCGAAGCTCCTCTACGCGTACTGCAACGCCACCGTGCCCCGCGTCTCGGTCGTCCTGCGCAAGGCCTACGGCGGCGCCTACATCGTCATGGACTCCCGCTCCATCGGTGCCGACGTCGCCCTCGCCTGGCCCACCAACGAGATCGCCGTGATGGGCGCGGAGGGCGCGGCGAACGTCGTGTTCCGCCGGGAGATCGCGGCCTCCGACGATCCCGAGGCGATGCGCCGCCAGAAGATCGCGGAGTACAAGGACGAACTCGTCCACCCCTACTACGCGGCCGAGCGCGGCCTCGTCGACGACGTGATCGACCCCCGCGAGACCCGGCAGATCCTCAGCCGCGCCGTGGCGATGCTCGCCACCAAGTCCGCGGCCCTGCCCACCCGCAAGCACGGCAACCCGCCCCAGTAG
- a CDS encoding acyl-CoA carboxylase subunit epsilon encodes MTTAQTQTQTSTPHPSTSDLLAATSFKVLRGEPSPEELAAFTAVLTLRLTTPDAPTPKRPTTAHWTRPERLRAYACPRAWHS; translated from the coding sequence ATGACCACGGCCCAGACTCAGACTCAGACCTCGACCCCGCACCCGTCGACCTCCGACCTGCTCGCCGCCACGTCCTTCAAGGTCCTGCGGGGCGAGCCGAGCCCCGAGGAACTCGCGGCGTTCACAGCCGTCCTGACCCTGCGCCTGACCACCCCGGACGCCCCCACCCCGAAACGCCCCACCACGGCCCACTGGACCCGCCCGGAACGCCTGCGCGCCTACGCCTGTCCACGGGCCTGGCACAGCTGA
- a CDS encoding MFS transporter → MPQSPSTNAPAPSAGHTSRPYRRLFAHPGTRAFTLANLTARLPMGMFSVSAVVMIAGTRGSYALAGAVTATGLAATALVAPWTARLVDRYGQARVAVPATLCAALGSLALLLCVRYDAPAWTLFAAYAATATTPNTGGMSRARWAHLLKGDAEALHTANSFEQAADELCFMLGPVIAAFLCGTLFPEAGTLVGVVLLVTGVLAFAAQRSTEPPPWAPTAAGTSPLRAPGMPPLLAVCLAMGAVFGSTEVVTIAFADAQGHRTAAGAVLALQAAGSCAAGLLYGRLRLSGPAEYRYVWCIAAMTALLTLPLLAASLTGSLPLLCVALLFAGMATAPTMITNMALVQQRTTEGHLNEGMTLAVTALLGGIACGSATGGWLAEHLSPAAAYGVPVTAAAAALLIALATGAVGSVRGRVNSG, encoded by the coding sequence ATGCCGCAATCGCCGTCCACGAACGCCCCCGCCCCCTCCGCCGGTCACACGTCCCGCCCGTACCGCCGGCTCTTCGCCCACCCCGGCACCCGCGCCTTCACCCTCGCGAACCTGACCGCCCGCCTCCCCATGGGCATGTTCAGCGTGAGCGCGGTCGTGATGATCGCCGGTACCCGGGGGTCATACGCCCTCGCCGGCGCCGTCACCGCGACCGGCCTCGCGGCGACCGCGCTGGTCGCCCCCTGGACGGCGCGGCTCGTCGACCGGTACGGCCAGGCCCGGGTCGCCGTACCCGCCACGCTCTGCGCGGCGCTGGGCAGCCTCGCGCTGCTGCTGTGCGTGCGCTACGACGCCCCCGCCTGGACTCTCTTCGCCGCGTACGCCGCCACCGCGACGACCCCCAACACCGGCGGCATGTCACGCGCCCGCTGGGCGCACCTGCTCAAGGGCGACGCCGAGGCCCTGCACACCGCGAACTCCTTCGAACAGGCCGCGGACGAGCTGTGCTTCATGCTGGGTCCGGTGATCGCGGCCTTCCTGTGCGGGACGCTCTTCCCGGAGGCGGGGACGCTCGTCGGGGTGGTGCTCCTGGTGACGGGCGTACTGGCGTTCGCGGCCCAGCGGTCGACGGAACCGCCGCCGTGGGCCCCCACGGCCGCCGGCACGTCACCGTTGCGCGCCCCCGGGATGCCCCCGCTGCTGGCCGTCTGCCTCGCCATGGGTGCGGTGTTCGGGTCGACGGAGGTCGTCACGATCGCGTTCGCGGACGCCCAGGGCCACCGAACCGCGGCGGGTGCGGTGCTCGCGCTCCAGGCGGCCGGTTCCTGTGCGGCGGGTCTGCTGTACGGGCGGCTGCGGCTCTCCGGTCCCGCCGAGTACCGCTACGTGTGGTGCATAGCCGCGATGACCGCGCTGCTGACACTGCCCCTGCTCGCCGCGTCCCTCACCGGCTCGCTCCCGCTGCTGTGCGTCGCGCTGCTGTTCGCCGGCATGGCCACGGCTCCGACCATGATCACCAACATGGCCCTGGTCCAGCAGCGCACCACGGAAGGCCACCTCAACGAGGGGATGACCCTCGCGGTGACCGCCCTGCTCGGCGGCATCGCGTGCGGCAGCGCGACCGGCGGCTGGCTGGCGGAGCACCTCTCTCCCGCGGCGGCCTACGGCGTGCCGGTCACGGCAGCGGCCGCGGCACTGCTCATCGCCCTCGCGACAGGGGCCGTCGGCTCGGTGCGCGGTCGCGTGAACAGTGGGTGA
- a CDS encoding LysR family transcriptional regulator, with the protein MPAAAPAHLDPRLLRAFLAVADELHFTRAAARLYVAQQALSRDVRRLERELGAELFVRTTRHVTLTADGERLVPYARRALQAQDDLLAAFGQARPLLVDLNSPGLATGRRVLHRARELAPEHELMARYESGLTGAAAELVAGRLDVSFGRFAGLDPALRAGLDHQPVRYEPMAIVLPEDHPLAALERVPLAALAGETVYAGAGNPRTPEWTDLAHRLFDGRGIEVAPPAPLAVGDEEFQRIMAKLRHPVLAVVDFPAMPGTVLRPLADPVPLSPVSLVWRKGLAHPAFDALRHAAARLAAEEGWLEPPADGWVPDADSTSWVYTTNGPT; encoded by the coding sequence ATGCCAGCTGCCGCCCCCGCCCACCTCGACCCCCGCCTCCTGCGCGCCTTCCTCGCCGTGGCGGACGAGCTGCACTTCACGCGCGCCGCGGCCCGCCTGTACGTCGCCCAGCAGGCGCTGAGCCGGGACGTACGGCGGCTGGAGCGGGAGTTGGGCGCCGAGCTGTTCGTGCGGACGACCCGGCACGTCACGCTGACGGCCGACGGCGAGCGACTGGTGCCGTACGCCCGCCGTGCCCTCCAGGCCCAGGACGACCTGCTCGCCGCCTTCGGCCAGGCGCGGCCCCTGCTGGTGGACCTGAACTCGCCGGGCCTGGCCACCGGCCGCCGGGTCCTGCACCGGGCCCGCGAACTCGCCCCCGAGCACGAGCTGATGGCCCGCTACGAGAGCGGCCTGACGGGTGCGGCCGCAGAGCTGGTCGCGGGGCGGCTGGACGTGTCCTTCGGACGGTTCGCGGGACTGGACCCGGCGCTGCGGGCCGGCCTCGACCATCAGCCGGTCCGCTACGAGCCGATGGCGATCGTGCTGCCCGAGGACCATCCGCTGGCCGCCCTGGAGCGGGTGCCGCTGGCCGCGCTGGCCGGCGAGACCGTGTACGCCGGTGCCGGCAACCCCCGTACCCCGGAGTGGACCGACCTCGCGCACCGGCTCTTCGACGGGCGGGGCATCGAGGTCGCCCCGCCCGCGCCGCTCGCTGTCGGTGACGAGGAGTTCCAGCGGATCATGGCCAAGCTGCGCCACCCCGTCCTCGCCGTGGTCGACTTCCCGGCCATGCCCGGGACCGTGCTGCGCCCCCTGGCCGACCCCGTGCCCCTGTCGCCGGTGTCGCTGGTGTGGCGAAAGGGCCTCGCGCACCCCGCGTTCGACGCCCTGCGACACGCCGCGGCCCGGCTCGCGGCCGAAGAGGGGTGGCTGGAGCCGCCCGCCGATGGATGGGTCCCGGACGCGGACTCCACATCCTGGGTGTATACAACTAACGGCCCGACGTGA